In Papio anubis isolate 15944 chromosome 20, Panubis1.0, whole genome shotgun sequence, a single window of DNA contains:
- the SSBP4 gene encoding single-stranded DNA-binding protein 4 isoform X5, whose translation MYAKGGKGSAVPSDSQAREKLALYVYEYLLHIGAQKSAQTFLSEIRWEKNITLGEPPGFLHSWWCVFWDLYCAAPDRREACEHSGEAKAFQDYSAAAAPSPVMGSMAPGDAMAAGPMAAGFFQGPSGSQPSPHNPNAPMMGPPGQPFMSPRFPGGPRPALRMPSQPPAGLPGSQPLLPGAMEPSPRAQGHPSMGGPMQRVTPPRGMASVGPQSYGGGMRPPPNSLTGPGLPAMNMGSGVRGPWASPSGNSIPYSSSSPGSYTGPPGGGGPPGTPIMPSPGDSTNSSENMYTIMNPIGPGAGRANFPLGPGPEGPMAAMSAMEPHHVNGSLGSGDMDGLPKSSPGAVAGLSNAPGTPRDDGEMAAAGTFLHPFPSESYSPGMTMSV comes from the exons ATGTACGCCAAGGGGGGCAAGGGTTCGGCCGTGCCCTCCGACAGCCAGGCCCGCGAGAA GTTGGCGCTATACGTCTATGAGTACCTGCTGCACATCGGTGCCCAGAAGTCAGCCCAGACCTTCCTATCTGAG ATCCGATGGGAGAAGAACATCACGCTGGGGGAGCCCCCCGGGTTCCTGCACTCCTGGTGGTG TGTGTTCTGGGATCTGTACTGTGCAGCGCCTGACCGGAGAGAGGCCTGCGAGCACTCCGGCGAGGCCAAGGCCTTCCAGGACTAT AGCGCTGCAGCTGCCCCCAGCCCTGTGATGGGGAGTATGGCCCCAGGTGACGCAATGGCCGCAGGCCccatggcagctggcttcttccag GGCCCCTCGGGCTCCCAGCCATCCCCCCACAACCCCAACGCCCCCATGATGGGGCCTCCCGGTCAG CCCTTCATGTCACCGCGCTTCCCAGGGGGCCCCCGGCCCGCCCTGCGGATGCCAAGTCAG CCTCCCGCAGGCCTCCCCggctcccagcccctcctccctggcGCCATGGAGCCCTCCCCAAGAGCCCAGG GGCATCCAAGCATGGGCGGCCCAATGCAGAGGGTGACGCCTCCTCGGGGCATGGCCAGCGTGGGGCCCCAG AGCTATGGAGGTGGCATGCGGCCCCCACCCAACTCCCTTACTGGCCCAGGCTTGCCTGCCATGAACAT GGGCTCAGGAGTTCGTGGCCCGTGGGCCAGCCCCAGTGGAAACTCG ATCCCCTACTCCTCCTCATCCCCCGGCAGCTACACG GGACCCCCAGGAGGAGGTGGGCCCCCTGGAACACCCATCATGCCTAGCCCTGGAG ATTCCACTAACTCCAGCGAAAACATGTACACTATCATGAACCCCATCGGGCCGGGCGCTGGCAGGGCTAAT TTCCCGCTCGGCCCTGGCCCGGAGGGCCCCATGGCCGCCATGAGCGCGATGGAGCCTCACCATGTGAACGGATCCCTGG GCTCGGGCGACATGGACGGGTTGCCGAAG AGCTCTCCCGGCGCCGTGGCCGGCCTGAGCAACGCCCCGGGCACCCCGCGGGACGACGGCGAGATGGCGGCCGCCGGGACCTTCCTGCACCCGTTCCCGAGCGAAAGC TACTCGCCAGGGATGACCATGAGCGTGTGA
- the SSBP4 gene encoding single-stranded DNA-binding protein 4 isoform X7 yields the protein MYAKGGKGSAVPSDSQAREKLALYVYEYLLHIGAQKSAQTFLSEIRWEKNITLGEPPGFLHSWWCVFWDLYCAAPDRREACEHSGEAKAFQDYSAAAAPSPVMGSMAPGDAMAAGPMAAGFFQPFMSPRFPGGPRPALRMPSQPPAGLPGSQPLLPGAMEPSPRAQGHPSMGGPMQRVTPPRGMASVGPQSYGGGMRPPPNSLTGPGLPAMNMGSGVRGPWASPSGNSIPYSSSSPGSYTGPPGGGGPPGTPIMPSPGDSTNSSENMYTIMNPIGPGAGRANFPLGPGPEGPMAAMSAMEPHHVNGSLGSGDMDGLPKSSPGAVAGLSNAPGTPRDDGEMAAAGTFLHPFPSESYSPGMTMSV from the exons ATGTACGCCAAGGGGGGCAAGGGTTCGGCCGTGCCCTCCGACAGCCAGGCCCGCGAGAA GTTGGCGCTATACGTCTATGAGTACCTGCTGCACATCGGTGCCCAGAAGTCAGCCCAGACCTTCCTATCTGAG ATCCGATGGGAGAAGAACATCACGCTGGGGGAGCCCCCCGGGTTCCTGCACTCCTGGTGGTG TGTGTTCTGGGATCTGTACTGTGCAGCGCCTGACCGGAGAGAGGCCTGCGAGCACTCCGGCGAGGCCAAGGCCTTCCAGGACTAT AGCGCTGCAGCTGCCCCCAGCCCTGTGATGGGGAGTATGGCCCCAGGTGACGCAATGGCCGCAGGCCccatggcagctggcttcttccag CCCTTCATGTCACCGCGCTTCCCAGGGGGCCCCCGGCCCGCCCTGCGGATGCCAAGTCAG CCTCCCGCAGGCCTCCCCggctcccagcccctcctccctggcGCCATGGAGCCCTCCCCAAGAGCCCAGG GGCATCCAAGCATGGGCGGCCCAATGCAGAGGGTGACGCCTCCTCGGGGCATGGCCAGCGTGGGGCCCCAG AGCTATGGAGGTGGCATGCGGCCCCCACCCAACTCCCTTACTGGCCCAGGCTTGCCTGCCATGAACAT GGGCTCAGGAGTTCGTGGCCCGTGGGCCAGCCCCAGTGGAAACTCG ATCCCCTACTCCTCCTCATCCCCCGGCAGCTACACG GGACCCCCAGGAGGAGGTGGGCCCCCTGGAACACCCATCATGCCTAGCCCTGGAG ATTCCACTAACTCCAGCGAAAACATGTACACTATCATGAACCCCATCGGGCCGGGCGCTGGCAGGGCTAAT TTCCCGCTCGGCCCTGGCCCGGAGGGCCCCATGGCCGCCATGAGCGCGATGGAGCCTCACCATGTGAACGGATCCCTGG GCTCGGGCGACATGGACGGGTTGCCGAAG AGCTCTCCCGGCGCCGTGGCCGGCCTGAGCAACGCCCCGGGCACCCCGCGGGACGACGGCGAGATGGCGGCCGCCGGGACCTTCCTGCACCCGTTCCCGAGCGAAAGC TACTCGCCAGGGATGACCATGAGCGTGTGA
- the SSBP4 gene encoding single-stranded DNA-binding protein 4 isoform X1, which translates to MYAKGGKGSAVPSDSQAREKLALYVYEYLLHIGAQKSAQTFLSEIRWEKNITLGEPPGFLHSWWCVFWDLYCAAPDRREACEHSGEAKAFQDYSAAAAPSPVMGSMAPGDAMAAGPMAAGFFQGPSGSQPSPHNPNAPMMGPPGQPFMSPRFPGGPRPALRMPSQPPAGLPGSQPLLPGAMEPSPRAQGHPSMGGPMQRVTPPRGMASVGPQSYGGGMRPPPNSLTGPGLPAMNMGSGVRGPWASPSGNSIPYSSSSPGSYTGPPGGGGPPGTPIMPSPGDSTNSSENMYTIMNPIGPGAGRANFPLGPGPEGPMAAMSAMEPHHVNGSLGSGDMDGLPKSSPGAVAGLSNAPGTPRDDGEMAAAGTFLHPFPSESVSDCVDSPPAAASGRRGLAGRPRRGGRGARARP; encoded by the exons ATGTACGCCAAGGGGGGCAAGGGTTCGGCCGTGCCCTCCGACAGCCAGGCCCGCGAGAA GTTGGCGCTATACGTCTATGAGTACCTGCTGCACATCGGTGCCCAGAAGTCAGCCCAGACCTTCCTATCTGAG ATCCGATGGGAGAAGAACATCACGCTGGGGGAGCCCCCCGGGTTCCTGCACTCCTGGTGGTG TGTGTTCTGGGATCTGTACTGTGCAGCGCCTGACCGGAGAGAGGCCTGCGAGCACTCCGGCGAGGCCAAGGCCTTCCAGGACTAT AGCGCTGCAGCTGCCCCCAGCCCTGTGATGGGGAGTATGGCCCCAGGTGACGCAATGGCCGCAGGCCccatggcagctggcttcttccag GGCCCCTCGGGCTCCCAGCCATCCCCCCACAACCCCAACGCCCCCATGATGGGGCCTCCCGGTCAG CCCTTCATGTCACCGCGCTTCCCAGGGGGCCCCCGGCCCGCCCTGCGGATGCCAAGTCAG CCTCCCGCAGGCCTCCCCggctcccagcccctcctccctggcGCCATGGAGCCCTCCCCAAGAGCCCAGG GGCATCCAAGCATGGGCGGCCCAATGCAGAGGGTGACGCCTCCTCGGGGCATGGCCAGCGTGGGGCCCCAG AGCTATGGAGGTGGCATGCGGCCCCCACCCAACTCCCTTACTGGCCCAGGCTTGCCTGCCATGAACAT GGGCTCAGGAGTTCGTGGCCCGTGGGCCAGCCCCAGTGGAAACTCG ATCCCCTACTCCTCCTCATCCCCCGGCAGCTACACG GGACCCCCAGGAGGAGGTGGGCCCCCTGGAACACCCATCATGCCTAGCCCTGGAG ATTCCACTAACTCCAGCGAAAACATGTACACTATCATGAACCCCATCGGGCCGGGCGCTGGCAGGGCTAAT TTCCCGCTCGGCCCTGGCCCGGAGGGCCCCATGGCCGCCATGAGCGCGATGGAGCCTCACCATGTGAACGGATCCCTGG GCTCGGGCGACATGGACGGGTTGCCGAAG AGCTCTCCCGGCGCCGTGGCCGGCCTGAGCAACGCCCCGGGCACCCCGCGGGACGACGGCGAGATGGCGGCCGCCGGGACCTTCCTGCACCCGTTCCCGAGCGAAAGCGTAAGCGACTGCGTCGACTCCCCCCCCGCGGCGGCGTCGGGCCGGAGGGGCCTGGCGGGCAGGCCCCGGCGGGGCGGCCGGGGGGCCAGAGCAAGACCGTGA
- the SSBP4 gene encoding single-stranded DNA-binding protein 4 isoform X2 — MCVAGCTIWVAGSMRLALYVYEYLLHIGAQKSAQTFLSEIRWEKNITLGEPPGFLHSWWCVFWDLYCAAPDRREACEHSGEAKAFQDYSAAAAPSPVMGSMAPGDAMAAGPMAAGFFQGPSGSQPSPHNPNAPMMGPPGQPFMSPRFPGGPRPALRMPSQPPAGLPGSQPLLPGAMEPSPRAQGHPSMGGPMQRVTPPRGMASVGPQSYGGGMRPPPNSLTGPGLPAMNMGSGVRGPWASPSGNSIPYSSSSPGSYTGPPGGGGPPGTPIMPSPGDSTNSSENMYTIMNPIGPGAGRANFPLGPGPEGPMAAMSAMEPHHVNGSLGSGDMDGLPKSSPGAVAGLSNAPGTPRDDGEMAAAGTFLHPFPSESVSDCVDSPPAAASGRRGLAGRPRRGGRGARARP; from the exons ATGTGTGTGGCTGGGTGTACAATTTGGGTGGCTGGCTCCATGAG GTTGGCGCTATACGTCTATGAGTACCTGCTGCACATCGGTGCCCAGAAGTCAGCCCAGACCTTCCTATCTGAG ATCCGATGGGAGAAGAACATCACGCTGGGGGAGCCCCCCGGGTTCCTGCACTCCTGGTGGTG TGTGTTCTGGGATCTGTACTGTGCAGCGCCTGACCGGAGAGAGGCCTGCGAGCACTCCGGCGAGGCCAAGGCCTTCCAGGACTAT AGCGCTGCAGCTGCCCCCAGCCCTGTGATGGGGAGTATGGCCCCAGGTGACGCAATGGCCGCAGGCCccatggcagctggcttcttccag GGCCCCTCGGGCTCCCAGCCATCCCCCCACAACCCCAACGCCCCCATGATGGGGCCTCCCGGTCAG CCCTTCATGTCACCGCGCTTCCCAGGGGGCCCCCGGCCCGCCCTGCGGATGCCAAGTCAG CCTCCCGCAGGCCTCCCCggctcccagcccctcctccctggcGCCATGGAGCCCTCCCCAAGAGCCCAGG GGCATCCAAGCATGGGCGGCCCAATGCAGAGGGTGACGCCTCCTCGGGGCATGGCCAGCGTGGGGCCCCAG AGCTATGGAGGTGGCATGCGGCCCCCACCCAACTCCCTTACTGGCCCAGGCTTGCCTGCCATGAACAT GGGCTCAGGAGTTCGTGGCCCGTGGGCCAGCCCCAGTGGAAACTCG ATCCCCTACTCCTCCTCATCCCCCGGCAGCTACACG GGACCCCCAGGAGGAGGTGGGCCCCCTGGAACACCCATCATGCCTAGCCCTGGAG ATTCCACTAACTCCAGCGAAAACATGTACACTATCATGAACCCCATCGGGCCGGGCGCTGGCAGGGCTAAT TTCCCGCTCGGCCCTGGCCCGGAGGGCCCCATGGCCGCCATGAGCGCGATGGAGCCTCACCATGTGAACGGATCCCTGG GCTCGGGCGACATGGACGGGTTGCCGAAG AGCTCTCCCGGCGCCGTGGCCGGCCTGAGCAACGCCCCGGGCACCCCGCGGGACGACGGCGAGATGGCGGCCGCCGGGACCTTCCTGCACCCGTTCCCGAGCGAAAGCGTAAGCGACTGCGTCGACTCCCCCCCCGCGGCGGCGTCGGGCCGGAGGGGCCTGGCGGGCAGGCCCCGGCGGGGCGGCCGGGGGGCCAGAGCAAGACCGTGA
- the SSBP4 gene encoding single-stranded DNA-binding protein 4 isoform X6 — MCVAGCTIWVAGSMRLALYVYEYLLHIGAQKSAQTFLSEIRWEKNITLGEPPGFLHSWWCVFWDLYCAAPDRREACEHSGEAKAFQDYSAAAAPSPVMGSMAPGDAMAAGPMAAGFFQPFMSPRFPGGPRPALRMPSQPPAGLPGSQPLLPGAMEPSPRAQGHPSMGGPMQRVTPPRGMASVGPQSYGGGMRPPPNSLTGPGLPAMNMGSGVRGPWASPSGNSIPYSSSSPGSYTGPPGGGGPPGTPIMPSPGDSTNSSENMYTIMNPIGPGAGRANFPLGPGPEGPMAAMSAMEPHHVNGSLGSGDMDGLPKSSPGAVAGLSNAPGTPRDDGEMAAAGTFLHPFPSESVSDCVDSPPAAASGRRGLAGRPRRGGRGARARP; from the exons ATGTGTGTGGCTGGGTGTACAATTTGGGTGGCTGGCTCCATGAG GTTGGCGCTATACGTCTATGAGTACCTGCTGCACATCGGTGCCCAGAAGTCAGCCCAGACCTTCCTATCTGAG ATCCGATGGGAGAAGAACATCACGCTGGGGGAGCCCCCCGGGTTCCTGCACTCCTGGTGGTG TGTGTTCTGGGATCTGTACTGTGCAGCGCCTGACCGGAGAGAGGCCTGCGAGCACTCCGGCGAGGCCAAGGCCTTCCAGGACTAT AGCGCTGCAGCTGCCCCCAGCCCTGTGATGGGGAGTATGGCCCCAGGTGACGCAATGGCCGCAGGCCccatggcagctggcttcttccag CCCTTCATGTCACCGCGCTTCCCAGGGGGCCCCCGGCCCGCCCTGCGGATGCCAAGTCAG CCTCCCGCAGGCCTCCCCggctcccagcccctcctccctggcGCCATGGAGCCCTCCCCAAGAGCCCAGG GGCATCCAAGCATGGGCGGCCCAATGCAGAGGGTGACGCCTCCTCGGGGCATGGCCAGCGTGGGGCCCCAG AGCTATGGAGGTGGCATGCGGCCCCCACCCAACTCCCTTACTGGCCCAGGCTTGCCTGCCATGAACAT GGGCTCAGGAGTTCGTGGCCCGTGGGCCAGCCCCAGTGGAAACTCG ATCCCCTACTCCTCCTCATCCCCCGGCAGCTACACG GGACCCCCAGGAGGAGGTGGGCCCCCTGGAACACCCATCATGCCTAGCCCTGGAG ATTCCACTAACTCCAGCGAAAACATGTACACTATCATGAACCCCATCGGGCCGGGCGCTGGCAGGGCTAAT TTCCCGCTCGGCCCTGGCCCGGAGGGCCCCATGGCCGCCATGAGCGCGATGGAGCCTCACCATGTGAACGGATCCCTGG GCTCGGGCGACATGGACGGGTTGCCGAAG AGCTCTCCCGGCGCCGTGGCCGGCCTGAGCAACGCCCCGGGCACCCCGCGGGACGACGGCGAGATGGCGGCCGCCGGGACCTTCCTGCACCCGTTCCCGAGCGAAAGCGTAAGCGACTGCGTCGACTCCCCCCCCGCGGCGGCGTCGGGCCGGAGGGGCCTGGCGGGCAGGCCCCGGCGGGGCGGCCGGGGGGCCAGAGCAAGACCGTGA
- the SSBP4 gene encoding single-stranded DNA-binding protein 4 isoform X4: protein MYAKGGKGSAVPSDSQAREKLALYVYEYLLHIGAQKSAQTFLSEIRWEKNITLGEPPGFLHSWWCVFWDLYCAAPDRREACEHSGEAKAFQDYSAAAAPSPVMGSMAPGDAMAAGPMAAGFFQPFMSPRFPGGPRPALRMPSQPPAGLPGSQPLLPGAMEPSPRAQGHPSMGGPMQRVTPPRGMASVGPQSYGGGMRPPPNSLTGPGLPAMNMGSGVRGPWASPSGNSIPYSSSSPGSYTGPPGGGGPPGTPIMPSPGDSTNSSENMYTIMNPIGPGAGRANFPLGPGPEGPMAAMSAMEPHHVNGSLGSGDMDGLPKSSPGAVAGLSNAPGTPRDDGEMAAAGTFLHPFPSESVSDCVDSPPAAASGRRGLAGRPRRGGRGARARP from the exons ATGTACGCCAAGGGGGGCAAGGGTTCGGCCGTGCCCTCCGACAGCCAGGCCCGCGAGAA GTTGGCGCTATACGTCTATGAGTACCTGCTGCACATCGGTGCCCAGAAGTCAGCCCAGACCTTCCTATCTGAG ATCCGATGGGAGAAGAACATCACGCTGGGGGAGCCCCCCGGGTTCCTGCACTCCTGGTGGTG TGTGTTCTGGGATCTGTACTGTGCAGCGCCTGACCGGAGAGAGGCCTGCGAGCACTCCGGCGAGGCCAAGGCCTTCCAGGACTAT AGCGCTGCAGCTGCCCCCAGCCCTGTGATGGGGAGTATGGCCCCAGGTGACGCAATGGCCGCAGGCCccatggcagctggcttcttccag CCCTTCATGTCACCGCGCTTCCCAGGGGGCCCCCGGCCCGCCCTGCGGATGCCAAGTCAG CCTCCCGCAGGCCTCCCCggctcccagcccctcctccctggcGCCATGGAGCCCTCCCCAAGAGCCCAGG GGCATCCAAGCATGGGCGGCCCAATGCAGAGGGTGACGCCTCCTCGGGGCATGGCCAGCGTGGGGCCCCAG AGCTATGGAGGTGGCATGCGGCCCCCACCCAACTCCCTTACTGGCCCAGGCTTGCCTGCCATGAACAT GGGCTCAGGAGTTCGTGGCCCGTGGGCCAGCCCCAGTGGAAACTCG ATCCCCTACTCCTCCTCATCCCCCGGCAGCTACACG GGACCCCCAGGAGGAGGTGGGCCCCCTGGAACACCCATCATGCCTAGCCCTGGAG ATTCCACTAACTCCAGCGAAAACATGTACACTATCATGAACCCCATCGGGCCGGGCGCTGGCAGGGCTAAT TTCCCGCTCGGCCCTGGCCCGGAGGGCCCCATGGCCGCCATGAGCGCGATGGAGCCTCACCATGTGAACGGATCCCTGG GCTCGGGCGACATGGACGGGTTGCCGAAG AGCTCTCCCGGCGCCGTGGCCGGCCTGAGCAACGCCCCGGGCACCCCGCGGGACGACGGCGAGATGGCGGCCGCCGGGACCTTCCTGCACCCGTTCCCGAGCGAAAGCGTAAGCGACTGCGTCGACTCCCCCCCCGCGGCGGCGTCGGGCCGGAGGGGCCTGGCGGGCAGGCCCCGGCGGGGCGGCCGGGGGGCCAGAGCAAGACCGTGA
- the SSBP4 gene encoding single-stranded DNA-binding protein 4 isoform X3 — protein MYAKGGKGSAVPSDSQAREKLALYVYEYLLHIGAQKSAQTFLSEIRWEKNITLGEPPGFLHSWWCVFWDLYCAAPDRREACEHSGEAKAFQDYSAAAAPSPVMGSMAPGDAMAAGPMAAGFFQGPSGSQPSPHNPNAPMMGPPGQPFMSPRFPGGPRPALRMPSQPPAGLPGSQPLLPGAMEPSPRAQGHPSMGGPMQRVTPPRGMASVGPQSYGGGMRPPPNSLTGPGLPAMNMGSGVRGPWASPSGNSGPPGGGGPPGTPIMPSPGDSTNSSENMYTIMNPIGPGAGRANFPLGPGPEGPMAAMSAMEPHHVNGSLGSGDMDGLPKSSPGAVAGLSNAPGTPRDDGEMAAAGTFLHPFPSESVSDCVDSPPAAASGRRGLAGRPRRGGRGARARP, from the exons ATGTACGCCAAGGGGGGCAAGGGTTCGGCCGTGCCCTCCGACAGCCAGGCCCGCGAGAA GTTGGCGCTATACGTCTATGAGTACCTGCTGCACATCGGTGCCCAGAAGTCAGCCCAGACCTTCCTATCTGAG ATCCGATGGGAGAAGAACATCACGCTGGGGGAGCCCCCCGGGTTCCTGCACTCCTGGTGGTG TGTGTTCTGGGATCTGTACTGTGCAGCGCCTGACCGGAGAGAGGCCTGCGAGCACTCCGGCGAGGCCAAGGCCTTCCAGGACTAT AGCGCTGCAGCTGCCCCCAGCCCTGTGATGGGGAGTATGGCCCCAGGTGACGCAATGGCCGCAGGCCccatggcagctggcttcttccag GGCCCCTCGGGCTCCCAGCCATCCCCCCACAACCCCAACGCCCCCATGATGGGGCCTCCCGGTCAG CCCTTCATGTCACCGCGCTTCCCAGGGGGCCCCCGGCCCGCCCTGCGGATGCCAAGTCAG CCTCCCGCAGGCCTCCCCggctcccagcccctcctccctggcGCCATGGAGCCCTCCCCAAGAGCCCAGG GGCATCCAAGCATGGGCGGCCCAATGCAGAGGGTGACGCCTCCTCGGGGCATGGCCAGCGTGGGGCCCCAG AGCTATGGAGGTGGCATGCGGCCCCCACCCAACTCCCTTACTGGCCCAGGCTTGCCTGCCATGAACAT GGGCTCAGGAGTTCGTGGCCCGTGGGCCAGCCCCAGTGGAAACTCG GGACCCCCAGGAGGAGGTGGGCCCCCTGGAACACCCATCATGCCTAGCCCTGGAG ATTCCACTAACTCCAGCGAAAACATGTACACTATCATGAACCCCATCGGGCCGGGCGCTGGCAGGGCTAAT TTCCCGCTCGGCCCTGGCCCGGAGGGCCCCATGGCCGCCATGAGCGCGATGGAGCCTCACCATGTGAACGGATCCCTGG GCTCGGGCGACATGGACGGGTTGCCGAAG AGCTCTCCCGGCGCCGTGGCCGGCCTGAGCAACGCCCCGGGCACCCCGCGGGACGACGGCGAGATGGCGGCCGCCGGGACCTTCCTGCACCCGTTCCCGAGCGAAAGCGTAAGCGACTGCGTCGACTCCCCCCCCGCGGCGGCGTCGGGCCGGAGGGGCCTGGCGGGCAGGCCCCGGCGGGGCGGCCGGGGGGCCAGAGCAAGACCGTGA